The window CTGACATGTCTTAAATGAacagcttaaccactacattaTTTACTTTGAGGGTGAGGGGTGGCAGTATTTATATCCGGACACTCTGTGGACCGGAATTACCTCGAAACCGGAtgttaaatatctgtgcagaagagaacctctataaatcggatacctcttaaaccaGAGGGTGTCCTGTATAGatgagtttcactgtatatgtcgAATGATATGCTGCAAGTAGAGGACTtagccatatatgttactattgtcttcTAAGGGTTTCGAGTTGGTGCTATACACCCTCTAATGTTGTCGTTAAACCGTGTTACTATTGTCTTCTAAGGGTTTCGAGTTGGTGCTATACACCCTCCAATGCTGTCGTTAAACCGTGTTACTATTGTCTTGTATGGGTTTCGATTTGGTGCTATACACCCTCTAATGTTGTCGTTAAACCGTGTTACTATTGTCTTGTATGGGTTTCGATTTGGTGCTATACACCCTCTAATGTTGTCGTTAAACCGTGTTACTATTGTCTTGTATGGGTTTCGATTTGGTGCTATACACCCTCTAATGTTGTCGTTAAACCGTGTTACTATTGTCTTGTATGGGTTTCGATTTGGTGCTATACACCCTCCAATGTTGTCGTTAAACCGTGTTACTATTGTCTTCTAAGGGTTTCGATTTGGTGTTATACACCCTCTAATGTTGTCGTTAAACCGTGTTACTATTGTCTTCTAAGGGTTTCGATTTGGTGCTATACACCCTCTAATGTTGTCGTTAAACCGTGTTACTATTGTCTTGTATGGGTTTCGATTTGGTGCTATACACCCTCTAATACTGTCGTTAAACCGTGTTACTATTGTCTTCTAAGGGTTTCGAGTTGGTGCTATACACCCTCCAATGCTGTCGTTAAACCGTGTTACTATTGTCTTGTATGGGTTTCGATTTGGTGTTATACACCCTCTAATGTTGTCGTTAAACCGTGTTACTATTGTCTTGTATGGGTTTCGATTTGGTGCTATACACCCTCTAATGCTGTCGTTAAACCGTGTTACTACTGACTTGTATGGGTTTCGATTTGGTGCTATACACCTACTAATGCTGTCGTTAAACCGTGTTACTACTGACTTATATGGGTTTCGAGTTGGTGCTATACACCCTATAATGCTGTCGTTAAACCGTGTTACTATTGACTTGTATGGGGTTTGATTTGGTGCTATACACCctctagggtgtatactaccaaatcaaatcccatagacgacaatagtaacatatgtggctaaaactcctacctgcaacatatcaatcgacataaacgccacggatataaatactaccacccctcacccttaaagtgaatcacaaaaaagtgggtgtcaagctgctcatttctgagataacgggtagcgtctatgactaccctagttccgcacaaaatttgagtacttttttttacaggtaccccctacatgttccaagcacaaggctacttgacacagtggtactagataaaataaaattgcatacatttttagcccagatgaaactaattttttttacaaccaacacactcacatttataaccaatcacaggacttttggtgttcacttctctatcaaaagttgggtgcacctcgaactttgacccagccggaagttatttggtttagtactaactCTAATGCTGTCGTTAAACCGTGTTACTATTGACTTGTATGGGGTTTGATTTGGTGTTATACACCCTCTAATGCTGTCGTTAAACCGTGTTACTATTGTCTTGTAAGGGTTTCGAGTTCGAGCTATACACCCTGTAATGCTGTCGTTAAACCGTGTCCATTGCACGGTAAGTATCTGCGACCTGAGGAACAAGTGAAGTAAACAAGTACCGGGCATCAACCTTATCAAATGTTATTGTTTGTCTTTACCATGCTATACACGTATACAATTATagttttaaaaccaaattaaaCAATGTGAGAGTGTGTGATTGTTAGAAAGTGAGGGCAGAACataacctagtggtaaagcgctcgtctgatgcgcgttcagtctagaatcgatccacatcggtgggcccattaggctatttctcgctccatccagtgcaccacgaccggtatatcaaagaccgtggtatgtgctgccctgtctgttggatggtgcttataaaacattccttgttgtattaggaaaatgtagcgggttttctgtgTTGTCtactagtcagaattaccaaatgtttgacaaattaTTAATTACGCAATGTTCTCTTGTGGTATcgctaaacaaaaacacattactGTCCATTACAGAGTAAATACTGAAATGTGAAGGGAAAATGGGGGCAAAAACATGTACAgagtgtcaaaattacgaaatgtttagCCTACAAATTATAGCCAATGgagtttgtttgtgtgtgtgtgggggggggggggggggggggggggggtatgtacAGGGTATCAAATTAACAAACGGTTGCCATCCAATTATCAATAAATCAGTGCAGAGCTGATTTAAGGATTCGCAGGGCCTGTAgtacaaataacagcggggccaccttcccaggatatatattttacaacatcctcggggagaggggaaaatTACCTGGGAGAAATAAAAGTAGCTCGTGTTGtgtgtgctactaggataaaccggctctgaatCAGTGTGTTCTAATGGTTCGAAGACAAACGTTACTTTCGATTGCAGGGCAAggccaaaaatacaaatcgaAAGACGTGCGATAGAAGTTTCCTGTCCAACATGAGGTCCACGTGTAGCTGGTGGAAAGCTACCTGTTGGTCGGCTGCCTATGTGTACTACCTGGCCGTCAGGGCCGGAGGGTCGAAGCGATACAAGCAGACGTCGCCATCGTGGTGCGGCGAGAGCTGGGTTTCCGGTTGCATGAAATAAGCCAATCATTTGGAAGCATGTCCGTTCAAAGAGGGAGGTAACTCCCAGTTTTGTTTCCTGTGGCGAATAAACAGAGTAacagaattgtttttgttttaatgttgagTTATTACAACCTGTAGTATAAAtgtcaatataaatataaatgcgcgcgcgcgcacatacatacatagagagagagagagagagagagagagagagagagagagagagagagagagagagagagagagagagagagagagagagagagagagagagatcgagagagagagacagacatatacagacagacagaccgaccgACGGCTAGAAGAATAAACATGTTGGCACATTCCTCAACCTCAGCTGATCAGTGAAGAAATGGCCCATCTCGCAACATATGGTGGAGATGCATAGTCATCAAACTCGGCTGATCAGTGAAGAAATGGTACATCTCGCAACATATGGTGGAGATGCATAGTCATCAAACTCGGCTGATCAGTGAACAAATGGCCCATCTTGCAACATATGGTGGAGATGCATAGTCATCAAACTCGGCTGATCAGTGAAGAAATGGTACATCTCGCAACATATGGTGGAGATGCATAGTCATCAAACTCGGCTGATCAGTGAAGAAATGGTACATCTCGCAACATATGGTGGAGATGCATAGTCTTTCGATCTCTTTTGTCGGTGGGcgcattcggctatttctctttccagctagtgaaacacgactggtatatcaaaggctgtggtatgtgctctgtTGTCTggaactttaacttttttgacCCCTTCGTTTGTTGCTTTGTCGTTGTAGTTCATGTGCTTCTAttcaggtgattttttttccccttccaaccagtgtaccgcaactggtcaaaggccgtggcatgtgctttcctgtctgtttaTTTGTAAAAGTTGTATATGGAGTGGTGGGGTGCATCGCAGTGTATGGAGtgggttaaagttaaagtttgttttgtttaacgacaccactaaagcatgttgattaattaatcatcggcttttggatatcgaacatttggtatttctgactagTAGCCAtaggaggaaactcgctacatttttcttaatgcagcaagggatctttgatacgtacattctcacagacaggatagcacataccacggtctttgtcgaattgttgtgcactggttggaatgagaaaaaacaatcagctgagtggatccatcgaggtggttcgattctgcgacgcatcgcctcaagcaagcactcaaccgactgagctaaatcccgccctatgGAGGGGTGGAGGGGTGGAGGGTGTATTGGGGTTCACTAGGTGCATCAGGCTCAGACAGCAGGATCccttttgttttcattccaaCACATATTTCACACATTAACCAGTAATAAATGCACACAGtacaagaagaaacccgacagcaccctcTTTCAATAACATTCCAGTTaagaaggaattgttttattttacgacgcactgaacacattttatttacggttatatggcgtcagacatatggctaaggaccacacagatattgacagaggaaacacgctgtcgccttcatgtgctactcttttcgattagcagcaaggaatattttatatgcaccatcccacagacagggtagtacataccacggcccttgttAAACCAGTGgggtggaacaagaaatagcccaattggtccatcgacggggatcgatcctagaccgaccgcgcatcaagctaacgCTTTACCATTTGGCCCCACATCCCGGTTAAATGCATAGGttgattaatatgtaaaatatgtattatcagcgaactcgaaaattatcatTGAAATGTTATTTAGCGTCAAGCGCAAGGTTATTGTTGTATAGTAGACAgccattccgtgttttcgctatacAGGTATCTCTGACGACAGAGGGCGATCATAACCGTCAATTtcagttcaacttatttccgtgcttatatccaataataATTCAACgttcagaacagtgggttagttgttaattggtattggttagtgagagagaagagggtgtagtggccttacacttacccattgagtcattaaaactagcgctcggtgggagtcggtaccatgctgcgaaccctgtaccttcgGTACCACGACGCGAACCCAGATGCTCGACTAGCTCTATAGGTGCTGAGTACTCGGGCGACAAGAGTCTCCTGAGATGATGTGGCGTTAGATGTGTTAACCACGACGCAGACGACGCCGGTATAACCGTCCAGATGCTCGACTAGCTCTATAGGTGCTGAGTACTCGGGCGACAAGAGTCTCCTGAGATGATGTGGCGTTAGATGTGTTAACCACGACGCAGACGACGCCGGTATAACCGTCCAGATGCTCGACTAGCTCTATAGGTGCTGAATACTCGGGCGACAAGAGTCTCCTGAGATGATGTGGCGTTATATGTGTTAACCACGACGCAGACGACGCCGGTATAACCGTCCCGATGCTCGACTAGCTCTATAGGTGCTGAATACTCGGGCGACAAGAGTCTCCTGAGATGATGTGGCGTTAGATGTGTTAACCACGACGCAGacgacgccgtataaccgtccAGATGCTCGACTAGCTCTATAGGTGCTGAATACTCGGGCGACAAGAGTCTCCTGAGATGATGTGGCGTTATATGTGTTAACCACGACGCAGACGACGCCGGTATAACCGTCCCGATGCTCGACTAGCTCTATAGGTGCTGAATACTCGGGCGACAAGAGTCTCCTGAGATGATGTGGCGTTATATGTGTTAACCACGACGCAGACGACGCCGGTAATAACCGTCCAGATGCTCGACTAGCTCTATAGGTGCTGAGTACTCGGGCGACAAGAGTCTCCTGAGATGATGTGGCGTTAGATGTGTTAACCACGATGCAGACGACGCCGGTATAACCGTCCAGATGCTCGACTAGCTCTATAGGTGCTGAGTACTCGGGCGACAAGAGTCTCCTGAGATGATGTGGCGTTAGATGTAGACGACGCCGGTATAACCTTCCAGATGCTCGACTAGCTCTATAGGTGCTGAGTACTCGGGCGACAAGAGTCTCCTGAGATGATGGGGCATTAGATGTGTTAACCACGACGCAGACTACTCGGGCGACAAGAATCTCCTGAGATGATGTGGCGTTAGATGTGTTAACCACGATGCAGACGACGCCGGTATAACCGTCCAGATGCTCGACTAGCTCTATAGGTGCTGAGTACTCGGGCGACATGAGTCTCCTGAGATGATGTGGCGTTAGATGTACATGCAAAAATAATCACGATGGTGCTAATACTCGTAACTGAAGATGCGGCTTTCTTCCTCAATATTTTGTCtccatatttctttctttttataaaccTCCATCTAGTagtgttttgaaaatgatatacttaccccctaccccccaccccccccacccccctcaccccccaaaaaacaaaaacaacaaccaaaaaacaaccacaaacaaaaatagcaacaacaacaacaacaacaaaaacaacaaaaacaaaacaacaacaacaaagaacaataacaaaaaaaaaagagtgctGGTCGTGAGATACTGATTCGTCTGGAATTCAGAGACCATAGACATTGAATACAAATACTACATGTAAACTAATACAATTATCAATACGAACGGCCTCCTTTAACGACACTGTTGACTATTATTCATTTcaatcatttcaacttatttccgtgcttgtatccaaataaggttcaagcacgctgttctgtcgtggttaagccttcgaacataaggctggtagttatAGGGTTctcagtccggtaccggctcccacccagagcgagttttaacgattcaatgggtaggtgtaagg of the Gigantopelta aegis isolate Gae_Host chromosome 12, Gae_host_genome, whole genome shotgun sequence genome contains:
- the LOC121386233 gene encoding uncharacterized protein LOC121386233, encoding MLKEVLCILVVCLVVVITEVAGDACKRYTVNGCSIPGKLPFFYKKRFTGACNRHDVCYNCGKAKNTNRKTCDRSFLSNMRSTCSWWKATCWSAAYVYYLAVRAGGSKRYKQTSPSWCGESWVSGCMK